The Candidatus Hydrogenedentota bacterium genome has a window encoding:
- a CDS encoding sugar transferase, which produces MKAPSVYKQEERGLALLCLATDLLCFWIGLNLASLFRLVTLIRVDYGDLQRDRIACLVLFAVCMVAAGAYRSSRLSDRFDSIYFSGLGVASTLVGLFLVVALLPRDLLVISRRELVLGPMIGFVLIVLWRELAVRVFKRFPSFQRVFVVFGDPVEGRRLAAELTRAEGSYLTAHYAGRDAADAEANDLDSIEASAGAGHAEAIICGDNMDLEPLTALTDFCEPRYRRTYLYPSLQDTLLFQHSEIASVAGVPLIEVTQRLYTGGYARLKRVIDVATALAALVLLSPVAAAAALAVKLSSPGGVLYRQERIGLLGAPFYIYKFRTMYADVERESGPKWAEENDPRITPVGRVLRRHRIDEIPQLWNVLRGDMSLVGPRPERPHFVDEFSKRLPLFKRRLVVKPGLTSLSHVKGSYSSEPADRLRYDLVYIGNLSLLTDLRILFSTVRIVLSAKGAR; this is translated from the coding sequence ATGAAAGCACCCTCCGTTTATAAACAGGAAGAGCGCGGGCTGGCCTTGCTGTGCCTGGCCACGGACCTGCTGTGCTTCTGGATCGGGCTGAATCTGGCCTCGCTCTTCCGCCTGGTCACGCTGATCCGCGTGGACTACGGGGATCTCCAGCGGGACCGCATCGCGTGCCTGGTGCTGTTCGCGGTTTGCATGGTCGCCGCCGGCGCCTACCGGAGCAGCCGCCTTTCGGACCGCTTTGACTCGATTTACTTCTCCGGATTGGGCGTTGCGAGCACGCTGGTGGGGCTGTTCCTCGTGGTGGCGCTGCTGCCGCGCGATCTGCTCGTGATATCCCGCCGGGAGCTGGTCCTGGGCCCAATGATCGGATTCGTACTGATCGTGTTGTGGCGCGAGCTGGCGGTGCGGGTGTTCAAGCGCTTTCCCTCCTTCCAGCGCGTATTCGTCGTGTTTGGCGACCCGGTCGAGGGGCGGCGGCTCGCCGCGGAATTGACGCGGGCGGAGGGAAGCTATCTCACGGCGCACTATGCCGGGCGCGACGCGGCCGATGCGGAGGCGAATGACCTCGATTCGATCGAGGCCAGCGCGGGCGCGGGCCACGCGGAGGCGATTATCTGCGGGGACAACATGGATCTGGAACCACTGACGGCCCTGACCGATTTCTGCGAGCCGCGCTACCGGCGGACCTACCTCTACCCGAGCCTGCAGGACACGCTTTTGTTCCAGCACAGCGAGATCGCGTCCGTGGCGGGCGTTCCCCTTATCGAAGTGACGCAGCGGCTGTATACCGGCGGCTATGCGCGGCTCAAGCGCGTCATCGACGTGGCGACGGCGCTGGCGGCGCTGGTGCTGTTGAGCCCGGTGGCGGCGGCCGCCGCGCTGGCGGTCAAGTTGAGCTCGCCCGGCGGGGTGCTCTACCGGCAGGAGCGGATCGGCCTGCTCGGCGCGCCGTTTTACATCTACAAGTTTCGCACGATGTACGCGGACGTGGAGCGGGAGAGCGGCCCGAAGTGGGCCGAGGAAAACGACCCGCGCATTACGCCCGTGGGGCGCGTGCTGCGGCGCCACCGGATAGACGAGATCCCGCAGCTCTGGAACGTGCTGCGGGGCGATATGAGCCTCGTGGGCCCGCGCCCCGAGCGCCCGCACTTCGTGGACGAGTTCTCGAAGCGGCTGCCGCTCTTCAAGCGCCGCCTGGTCGTCAAGCCGGGCCTGACCAGCCTCTCGCACGTGAAGGGGTCGTACAGTTCGGAGCCGGCCGACCGGTTGCGCTACGACCTGGTGTACATCGGCAACCTGTCGCTCCTGACCGATCTCCGGATCCTGTTCTCCACGGTGCGCATCGTGTTGAGCGCGAAAGGGGCGCGCTGA